The proteins below come from a single Deinococcus aerolatus genomic window:
- a CDS encoding FAD-dependent oxidoreductase: MSHPFTPERPLRIAVIGSGPSGVYAAEALIKQTQIPAEVDVFDRLPTPYGLVRYGVAPDHLTIKSVTRGFEKTFSDPRVRFLGNVEFGKDLTHDDLKAHYDAIMYTVGASGDRRLGIPGEDLSGSMSATEFVAWYNGHPDAAAREMVLSATGVAVVGVGNVALDVSRILLKTVEELRESDIAPHALEVLEGSPVTDVWILGRRGAAQAKFTTKELREFGELSDAAPVVRPEEVAVDQDAEAALTDNVVKKNLEVIRDFSSRPPQPKPRRVHLRFLVSPVEILGDEQGNVSGLKIERNTLDDAGNAVGTGETEVLPVQLVLRSVGYRGVALPGVPFDEKRGVIPNTEGRVEGRAGEYTSGWIKRGPSGVIGTNRKDATDTVAGLIADAGAGALPAAEHATRADIDTLLQERGVDVYTFADWQALDTHEQAQGKAQGRPRAKVVHRHEMLGHRRK, from the coding sequence ATGAGCCATCCGTTTACCCCCGAACGTCCGCTGCGCATCGCCGTGATTGGCAGCGGCCCCAGCGGCGTGTATGCCGCTGAGGCGCTGATCAAGCAGACGCAGATTCCCGCCGAAGTGGATGTGTTCGACCGCCTGCCCACCCCCTACGGTCTGGTGCGCTACGGCGTCGCCCCGGACCACCTGACCATCAAGAGTGTGACCAGGGGCTTCGAGAAGACCTTCAGCGACCCGCGCGTGCGTTTTCTGGGCAACGTGGAATTCGGCAAGGACCTGACCCACGATGACCTGAAGGCCCACTACGACGCCATCATGTACACCGTGGGGGCCAGCGGGGACCGCCGCCTGGGCATTCCCGGCGAGGACCTGAGCGGCTCCATGAGCGCCACTGAATTCGTGGCGTGGTACAACGGCCACCCCGACGCCGCCGCCCGCGAGATGGTGCTCTCTGCCACCGGCGTCGCGGTGGTGGGCGTGGGCAACGTGGCGCTGGACGTCAGCCGCATCCTGCTCAAGACGGTGGAGGAACTCCGGGAGTCCGACATTGCCCCGCACGCGCTGGAGGTGCTGGAAGGCAGCCCGGTGACGGACGTGTGGATCCTTGGACGGCGCGGCGCGGCCCAGGCCAAGTTCACCACCAAGGAACTGCGCGAATTCGGCGAGCTGTCCGACGCCGCCCCGGTGGTCCGGCCCGAGGAGGTGGCGGTTGACCAGGACGCCGAGGCCGCCCTCACCGACAACGTGGTAAAGAAGAATCTGGAAGTGATCCGCGACTTTTCCAGCCGCCCGCCACAGCCCAAGCCGCGCCGCGTTCACCTGCGCTTTCTGGTGTCCCCGGTAGAAATCCTGGGAGATGAGCAGGGTAACGTCTCGGGCCTGAAAATCGAGCGCAACACGCTGGACGACGCCGGCAATGCGGTGGGCACCGGCGAAACTGAGGTGCTGCCGGTGCAGCTGGTGCTGCGCTCGGTGGGCTACCGGGGTGTGGCGCTGCCGGGCGTGCCCTTTGACGAGAAACGCGGCGTGATTCCCAACACGGAGGGGCGTGTAGAGGGCCGCGCGGGCGAGTACACCTCCGGCTGGATCAAGCGCGGCCCCAGCGGCGTGATCGGCACCAACCGCAAGGACGCCACCGACACCGTGGCCGGGCTGATTGCCGACGCCGGGGCCGGGGCACTGCCTGCCGCCGAACACGCCACCCGCGCCGACATCGACACCCTGTTGCAGGAACGCGGTGTGGACGTGTATACCTTCGCCGACTGGCAGGCGCTGGACACCCACGAGCAGGCGCAG